One window of the Camelina sativa cultivar DH55 chromosome 1, Cs, whole genome shotgun sequence genome contains the following:
- the LOC104787989 gene encoding plastidial pyruvate kinase 1, chloroplastic-like, whose product MSQSIQFSTPSRTPHLLHLPHSQFNRPLSSISFRRFPLTTIKYTSIRASSSSPSPSPDLDSSSSSSSSSSQVLFSPNGTGANERSVVATTDAAGIEVDTVTEAELKENGFRSTRRTKLICTIGPATCGFDQLEALAVGGMNVARLNMCHGTRDWHRGVVRSVRKLNEEKGFAVAIMMDTEGSEIHMGDLGGDASAKAEDGEVWTFTVRAFDSSRPERTISVSYDGFAEDVRVGDELLVDGGMVRFDVIEKIGPDVKCLCTDPGLLLPRANLTFWRDGSLVRERNAMLPTISSKDWLDIDFGIAEGVDFIAVSFVKSAEVINHLKSYLAARSRGEEIGVIAKIESIDSLTNLEEIILASDGAMVARGDLGAQIPLEQVPAAQQRIVQVCRELNKPVIVASQLLESMIEYPTPTRAEVADVSEAVRQRSDALMLSGESAMGQFPDKALTVLRTVSLRIERWWREEERHESVPLQAIGSTFSDKISEEICNSAAKMANNLGVDAVFVYTTSGHMASLVSRCRPDCPIFAFTTTTSVRRRLNLQWGLIPFRLSFSDDMESNLNKTFSLLKSRGMIKSGDLVIAVSDMLQSIQVMNVP is encoded by the exons ATGTCTCAGTCCATCCAATTCTCCACTCCTTCACGAACTCCTCACCTTCTCCATCTCCCTCACTCTCAATTCAACCGCCCTCTCTCATCCATCTCCTTCCGTCGCTTCCCTCTAACTACCATCAAATACACCTCCATTAGAGCCTCCTCTTCGTCACCGTCTCCTTCACCTGATCTTGATTCATCATCCTCctcgtcgtcttcgtcgtcgCAGGTGCTTTTCTCACCTAACGGTACTGGCGCTAATGAGAGATCCGTTGTGGCTACGACGGATGCGGCTGGGATTGAGGTTGATACCGTGACAGAAGCTGAGCTTAAGGAGAATGGATTTAGGAGCACGAGGAGAACGAAGCTGATCTGTACGATCGGACCGGCGACTTGTGGATTTGACCAGCTTGAGGCGCTTGCTGTTGGAGGTATGAACGTTGCGCGGCTCAATATGTGTCACGGTACGCGCGATTGGCACCGTGGTGTTGTCCGTAGTGTTCGTAAGCTTAATGAGGAGAAAGGCTTTGCTGTTGCTATTATGATGGATACTGAAGGTAGTGAGATTCATATGGGAGATCTTGGTGGTGATGCTTCTGCTAAAGCTGAG GATGGTGAAGTTTGGACATTCACTGTTAGAGCTTTTGATTCTTCTCGCCCTGAACGTACCATTAGTGTTAGCTACGATGGTTTCGCCGAAG ATGTAAGGGTTGGTGATGAACTTCTGGTTGATGGTGGGATGGTGAGATTTGATGTGATTGAGAAGATTGGTCCTGATGTCAAGTGTCTATGTACTGATCCCGGTTTGTTGCTTCCTCGAGCTAACTTGACTTTTTGGAGAGATGGAAGTCTTGTACGAGAGCGTAATGCCATGCTTCCAACTATTTCTTCCaag GATTGGTTGGATATTGATTTTGGAATTGCTGAAGGTGTGGATTTCATTGCTGTATCGTTTGTCAAGTCGGCTGAAGTAATTAATCACCTTAAAAGTTATCTTGCTGCTCGTTCCCGTGGAGA GGAAATTGGAGTGATTGCAAAGATCGAGAGTATCGATTCATTGACCAATTTGGAAGAAATTATTCTAGCGTCAGATGGAGCCATGGTTGCAAGAGGAGATCTGGGAGCTCAGATACCTCTCGAACAAGTTCCAGCAGCTCAACAGAGAATCGTCCAAGTCTGCAGAGAGCTTAACAAACCCGTCATTGTCGCTTCACAGCTGCTCGAGTCAATGATTGAGTACCCAACTCCAACTAGAGCAGAAGTAGCCGACGTGTCTGAAGCAGTAAGACAAAGATCAGACGCATTGATGCTCTCTGGAGAATCAGCTATGGGTCAATTCCCAGACAAGGCACTCACTGTTCTAAGGACTGTAAGTCTAAGAATCGAGAGATGGTGGAGGGAAGAAGAACGTCATGAGTCTGTGCCGCTTCAAGCCATAGGCTCAACTTTTTCAGACAAAATCTCAGAAGAGATCTGCAATTCTGCTGCTAAAATGG CTAACAATCTTGGCGTGGACGCTGTTTTCGTCTACACAACGAGCGGACACATGGCATCTTTGGTCTCCCGGTGTCGCCCAGACTGCCCTATCTTTGCTTTCACAACAACAACCTCAGTGAGAAGACGCTTAAACCTACAATGGGGACTTATCCCATTCCGTCTCAGCTTCTCAGACGACATGGAAAGCAACTTGAACAAAACATTCTCGTTACTGAAATCAAGAGGTATGATCAAATCTGGTGACCTCGTGATCGCAGTCTCGGACATGTTGCAATCGATCCAGGTTATGAACGTCCCGtaa
- the LOC104788000 gene encoding uncharacterized protein LOC104788000: MPFTMKIQPIDIDSSSPAVVVVPGNNKPVLKSRLKRLFDRPFTNVLRNTATTTEKPFVVTVGEAQQNGGGGGGVTAEFEPSSVCLAKMVQNFIEENNNEKQAKCGRNRCNCFNGNNDTSSDDESDLFGGSIDGCDASDHLKSLIPCTTVAERNLLADAAKIVDKNKSVKRKDDMKKIVNEGLLSLNYDSSICKSKWDKSPSFPAGEYEYIDVIIGEERLIIDVDFRSEFDIARQTSGYKSLLQSLPFIFVGKSDRLSQIVFLISEAAKQSLKKRGMHFPPWRKAEYMRSKWLSSYTRAGGNADEQTETVVVAAEEKEVMDSVEIELVFEEKCLSPRVKNINSSSSSSPNDGGDDDVAVEREVKAVTGLASLFKEKP; the protein is encoded by the exons atgcCATTTACGATGAAGATCCAACCGATTGATatcgattcttcttctccagccGTAGTAGTAGTACCTGGCAACAACAAACCGGTTCTCAAATCTCGTCTCAAACGTTTGTTCGATCGTCCCTTCACAAACGTATTGAGAAACACCGCAACAACCACCGAGAAACCTTTCGTAGTCACCGTTGGTGAAGCTCAGCaaaacggaggaggaggaggaggagtgacGGCGGAGTTCGAGCCAAGTTCCGTTTGCTTAGCGAAGATGGTTCAGAACTTcatagaagaaaacaacaacgaGAAACAAGCTAAATGTGGACGTAATCGCTGCAATTGCTTCAACGGCAACAACGATACCTCCTCCGATGATGAATCAGATCTGTTCGGTGGTTCAATCGACGGTTGCGACGCTTCTGATCATCTCAAG AGTTTGATCCCGTGCACAACCGTCGCCGAGAGGAATCTGTTAGCCGACGCGGCGAAGATTGTAGATAAGAACAAATCAGTGAAACGAAAAGACGATATGAAGAAGATCGTCAACGAAGGACTCTTATCTCTTAACTACGATTCTTCAATCTGCAAATCTAAATGGGATAAATCTCCTTCCTTCCCAGCTG GTGAATATGAGTACATAGATGTGATAATCGGAGAAGAAAGGTTGATAATCGATGTAGATTTCCGATCAGAGTTCGATATAGCGAGACAGACGAGTGGTTACAAGTCTCTGCTCCAATCTCTACCGTTCATTTTCGTCGGAAAATCTGATCGGTTGAGTCAGATCGTGTTTTTGATATCGGAAGCCGCGAAacagagcttgaagaagagaggGATGCATTTTCCTCCTTGGAGGAAAGCTGAGTACATGCGATCTAAGTGGCTTTCTTCTTATACGCGAGCTGGAGGAAACGCCGATGAACAGACGGAGACGGTGGTGGTTGCGGCGGAGGAGAAGGAGGTGATGGATAGTGTAGAGATTGAGCTTGTTTTTGAGGAGAAATGTTTATCTCCGAGAGTGAAGAatattaattcttcttcttcctcctctccaaACGACGGCGGCGATGATGACGTGGCGGTGGAGAGAGAAGTGAAGGCTGTTACCGGATTAGCTTCACTCTTTAAGGAAAAGCcctga
- the LOC104788008 gene encoding armadillo repeat-containing protein LFR, with amino-acid sequence MQKRELGKSGGNSGGSSGPPAKRGRPFGSTSANSAAAAAAAAAAEAMSPSALLGPSLLVHNSFMEQNNRRIVLALQSGLKSEVTWALNTLTLLSFKEKEDIRRDVMPLAKIPGLLDALLLIIDDWRDIALPKDLTRGTRVRSLGTNTSVTGFGNEYDALATIQPPGSGIGSSAAEALGKKSTGKHQSSQWWMEEDGLFNLDDEGRSEKQMCAIVASNVIRNFSFMPDNEVLMAQHRHCLETVFQCIQDHMTEDEELVTNSLETIVNLAHLMDLRIFSSLKQSFININEKKAVQAVVGIIDSSVKAWNCAAAELLGRLIINPDNEPFISPLIPQIHKRLVDLLSIQAVDAQAAAVGALYNLVEVNMDCRLKLASERWAVDRLLKVIKTPHPVPEVCRKAAMILENLVSEPQNRGLLLAYENAFAELLFQEGKYSDSFARILYELTARSNSRVASAKGIWGM; translated from the exons atgcAGAAACGGGAGCTTGGGAAATCCGGCGGTAATTCCGGTGGATCTTCGGGTCCACCGGCGAAGAGAGGTCGTCCGTTTGGTAGTACAAGTGCTAACtcagctgctgctgctgctgcagctGCGGCGGCCGAAGCGATGTCTCCGTCAGCTCTACTCGGTCCTTCTCTTCTTGTTCACAATTCTTTCATGG AACAGAACAACAGAAGAATAGTCCTTGCGCTACAGAGTGGTTTGAAGAGTGAGGTGACGTGGGCTTTGAATACGCTTACATTGCTCTCCTTCAAAGAAAAGGAGGATATTCGTAGAGATGTCATGCCTCTAGCAAAGATACCTGGCTTGCTTGATGCCCTTCTCTTAATT ATAGATGACTGGCGTGATATAGCTCTACCAAAGGACCTAACAAGAGGAACTAGGGTCAGATCTTTAGGTACAAATACTTCAGTTACGGGATTTGGCAATGAGTATGATGCTCTAGCCACTATCCAACCCCCTGG ATCCGGCATTGGTTCTTCAGCTGCTGAGGCATTAGGGAAAAAGAGCACTGGAAAACATCAGTCATCTCAGTGGTGGATGGAAGAGGATGGTTTATTTAATCTAGACGATGAAGGGAGATCAGAGAAACAAATGTGTGCCATTGTTGCTTCAAACGTTATCCGCAACTTCTCCTTCATGCCAGATAATGAAGTTCTAATGGCTCAGCATCGCCATTGcttagaaactgttttccaGTGCATACAAGATCACATGACCG AGGACGAAGAGCTGGTCACAAACTCGCTCGAGACAATTGTAAACCTAGCGCATCTAATGGATCTGCGAATCTTCAGCTCGCTTAAACAGTCATTCATCAACATAAA TGAAAAGAAAGCTGTTCAAGCTGTGGTCGGAATTATTGATTCTTCCGTCAAAGCTTGGAATTGTGCTGCGGCTGAATTGCTGGGGCGTTTGATAATCAATCCGGACAATGAACCTTTCATTAGCCCCCTTATTCCGCAG ATACACAAGCGACTGGTCGATCTTTTGAGCATACAAGCCGTTGATGCACAAGCCGCAGCTGTTGGAGCCCTCTACAATCTCGTGGAGGTTAACATGGATTGCAGATTAAAGCTCGCTAGTGAGAGATG GGCGGTTGATAGATTACTGAAAGTGATAAAGACTCCGCATCCGGTTCCAGAAGTATGCAGAAAAGCTGCAATGATACTCGAGAACCTTGTCTCTGAGCCTCAGAACAGAGGATTGCTACTCGCGTACGAGAATGCGTTCGCTGAGCTGCTTTTTCAAGAAGGTAAGTATTCTGATTCGTTTGCTAGGATTTTGTATGAACTCACAGCCAGATCTAATAGCAGAGTGGCTTCGGCTAAAGGAATCTGGGGAATGTAA
- the LOC109125825 gene encoding uncharacterized protein At4g04775-like, translating to MSDSYSLSNTSQVEYEDAEYGIPTVCYCGERPRLEPSFTRTNPGRLFYTCQNRDDGECHIWKWWDVAMMEELRALKQETYGCPSLKRMREIIQVQRDKIAHLYDIQSKNQMELESLKVLIANKRDGIAMELKNVFVAAFVLLAMIIYLF from the exons ATGTCTGATTCATACTCTCTATCAAACACAAGTCAAGTTGAATATGAGGATGCTGAATATGGGATTCCTACAGTTTGTTACTGTGGTGAAAGGCCAAGGCTTGAACCTTCTTTTACAAGGACAAACCCAGGAAGGCTCTtctacacatgtcaaaatagagat GATGGAGAATGTCATATTTGGAAATGGTGGGATGTAGCTATGATGGAAGAACTAAGGGCACTGAAGCAAGAAACTTATGGCTGTCCTAGTTTGAAACGAATGCGTGAAATAATTCAGGTCCAAAGAGACAAGATTGCTCACCTCTATGATATCCAATCAAAAAATCAGATGGAGTTGGAAAGCCTTAAGGTATTGATTGCAAATAAAAGAGATGGAATAGCTATGGAGTTGAAGAATGTGTTTGTTGCggcttttgttttgcttgcaATGATAATCTATTTGTTTTAG